The segment CAGCGCCGCGATCGGCCAGAAGATCGAGAACGGCCTGACCGCCCTCGATTCGACCGTCAACGACTTGCTCCATTTCACTTCCGATCGTCAGCCGCAGTGGAGCCGCTTTCCGCTGTCGCCGCTGCTCGAGGAAGTCTGCGAAACGCTGGCCCCGCAATGCGAAGCGCAACGCGTGAAGGTGGCGATCGACGTCGATTCGCTCCTCACCGTACGTGCCGATCGCGGAATGGTTCGTCGGGCCGTGTTGAATCTGACGTTGAACGCGTTGGACGTGATGGGCGACGGAGGGCGTTTGCTGTTGACCGCGTGCGTCGGACGCTCGGGCGTTGAAATCGAATGTGCCGACTCGGGCCCTGGGTTCCGTCCGGAAGTTGCAATTCGCGCCTTCGACCCGTTCTTCACCACCAAAAACACCGGCACCGGACTCGGCCTGGCGATCGTCCAGCGAGTTGCGGAAGCCCACGGCGGTCAAGCGATCGCGATGAATTGTCCGGAAGGGGGCGCCGCGGTGACGCTGGTGCTTCCGCAACCCCGAGTGGAGGCTGCCGCATGAGCATCGTAGAAGCTCCTATCGCTACCGGTAACGTGCTGGTCGTCGATGACAACGCTCGCGCACGTCAGTCGATTGTCGACGTGCTGGAGATGTTGGGACATCGCGGCTCGGCTTGTTCCAGCGGCCATGAGGCGCTGCAGAAGTTGGACGCCGGCGAGTTTGACGCCGTTGTAACCGACCTGCAAATGCCCGGCATGGACGGCCTGGAACTGGTTCAGCAGATTCGTCGCCGCGATGCTCACATTCCGATCGTGATGGTCACCGCCCATGGCAGCGTTTCGACCGCCGTCGAAGCGATGCGATTTGGCGCCGCCGACTATCTGGAAAAGCCGCTCAACGCCGATCGCCTGGAAGCGGTCATTCACCGCGTGCTGGAAAGCGCCGCCAGCGGCGATCGCGCCACGGTGGCGACGCCTGGCGAAACCGGCAAAGTGGCGATGATCGGCGAGAGCCTCGCCATGCGACAAGTTCGTCAGCGGATCGCTCAGGTCGCTCCGACCGACGAAACGGTGTTGATCATCGGCGAAAGCGGCGTCGGCAAAGAGTTGGTCGCGCGTACGATTCACGAATGGAGCCGTCGCGCCGGTCGGGCTTTGATCAGCCTGAACTGCCCGGTCTTATCGGCTCACCTAATGGAAAGCGAACTGTTCGGGCACACCCGCGGCGCATTCACCAGCGCCGACTCGTCCCGCGTCGGACGGTTTGAACTGGCCGAACAAGGAACGATCCTGCTCGACGAAATCAGCGAGATCGATCTGCCGCTGC is part of the Blastopirellula sediminis genome and harbors:
- a CDS encoding sensor histidine kinase, with amino-acid sequence MPARKNRLQEKEAADQVISDAFAADGAIDVDRLLSAWDTATTRLQETHEALRREVARLSDELEIKNRELARKNRLADLGQMASHVAHEVRNSLMPLTMYVSMLKRQADFGPNSAAIGQKIENGLTALDSTVNDLLHFTSDRQPQWSRFPLSPLLEEVCETLAPQCEAQRVKVAIDVDSLLTVRADRGMVRRAVLNLTLNALDVMGDGGRLLLTACVGRSGVEIECADSGPGFRPEVAIRAFDPFFTTKNTGTGLGLAIVQRVAEAHGGQAIAMNCPEGGAAVTLVLPQPRVEAAA
- a CDS encoding sigma-54-dependent transcriptional regulator, with translation MSIVEAPIATGNVLVVDDNARARQSIVDVLEMLGHRGSACSSGHEALQKLDAGEFDAVVTDLQMPGMDGLELVQQIRRRDAHIPIVMVTAHGSVSTAVEAMRFGAADYLEKPLNADRLEAVIHRVLESAASGDRATVATPGETGKVAMIGESLAMRQVRQRIAQVAPTDETVLIIGESGVGKELVARTIHEWSRRAGRALISLNCPVLSAHLMESELFGHTRGAFTSADSSRVGRFELAEQGTILLDEISEIDLPLQAKLLRVLQERCYERVGSSETIEADVRVLATSNRDLPEEVTAGRFRRDLYYRLAVVPIELPPLRQRSDDIPLLVDHFLQQTAARLERPVCGVQPAALDLLVRHDWPGNVRELENIVTRACVLATDGQITADDLANWLHCESTEEACDSHDSPVGVKLDEMERRLISATLEHYDGHREKTAAALGISPRTLSNKLRGYGLAPRAKTFARAI